Within the Candidatus Omnitrophota bacterium genome, the region CCTGCGCTCATGGCGGGCAATGCCGGAGTGCTCAAACACGCCTCCAATGTGCCCGGTTGCGGACAGGCAATAGAAGAGATTTTCCTGGAGGCCGGTTTTCCCAAGGGCCTGTTCAAGAACCTTATGATCGGGAGTTCCAAGGTCGAGGCCGCGATTCAGCACCCTTTGGTGCGGGCGGTCACTCTGACGGGCAGCACGCCTGCAGGGCGGGCTGTGGCCTCCAGCGCAGGCAGAGCGCTCAAGAAGACTGTGCTGGAACTCGGGGGTTCGGATCCGTACCTCGTCCTTGAAGACGCGGACCTTGAAAAGGCGGCTGCGGCTTGTTCGGCCTCCCGTCTGATCAACGGCGGCCAGAGCTGTGTTGCTGCCAAGCGCTTTATTGTGGTGGAGCCGGTCAAAGAGCGTTTTGAAAAGCTGCTGGTGCGGAATATGGGAGCCTCGGTGATGGGCTCTCCCCTGGAGGAGGAGACCACTCTGGGACCCCAGGCGCGTGTGGACCTGCGCAACGAACTGCATGACCAAGTGGTGCGCAGCCTGGCCCAAGGAGCCCGCCTGTTATTGGGTGGAACCCTTCCCGAAGGCCCGGGCGCTTTTTACCCGGCCACGGTCGTGACCGATGTGAAAAAGGGCATGTCCCTTTACGCAGAGGAGACCTTCGGGCCTGTGGCCGCCGTTATCGGGGTCACGGGCACGGAGGAGGCCATCGAAGTGGCCAATGACTCGGTCTTTGGCCTGGGGGCTGCGGTTTTCACTGCAGACCCCGGGAAAGGGGAAGAGATTGCCGCGCGACGGCTCGAGGCCGGATGCTGCTTCGTCAATTCCTACGTCAAATCCGATCCCCGCCTGCCTTTTGGGGGAATCAAGGAATCCGGCTATGGCCGGGAGCTCTCCAGCTTCGGCATCCGGGAATTTGTCAACATCAAGACCGTCTATATCGCCGCTTGACCCGCCCCTGGGCAAGCCTTAAACTACTCCAACTACGGGAAATAGCGAATATGACGGATTCAGACCCAGACATTGTGAATTTCACCCCTTCAGCGGAATCTCTGCTGGCTGTGGATTTGCCGGCCATGGCGTCCGCGCGCATGCACCGGTTGCCGCCCTATCTATTCGGGAAGATCAATGCGCTCAAGGCCAAATTGCGGCGGGACGGGGTGGATATCATTGACCTGGGAATGGGCAACCCCAATGACCCGACACCCCAGGTTATTGTGGACAAGCTCTGCGAGGCGGCTGCCCTGAAGCGCAACCAGCGCTATTCTGTGTCCCAAGGGATTTTCAATCTTCGCCGGGACCTGGCCCAGTTTTACGAGAGGCATTGGGGTGTGGGCCTGAATCCCGAGTCTGAAGTCATTGCCACCATCGGCTCCAAAGAGGGCTTCAGCCATTTATGTTTGGCCACCTTGGGCCCGGGGGATGTGGCGCTCACGCCGACCCCGACCTTTCCCATCCATATTTATTGCCCGGTCATTGCCGGAGCCAATGTGATTGGCGTAACCATGAACGGCGGTGAAGAGGCCCTGCTAAAAAGTATCTCAGACACCTGCCGCACGGTTTCGCCCAAACCCAAAATCGTGATTCTCAACTTCCCTCACAATCCAACTGCCCGCACCGTAGAGCTCGGTTTTTTTGAGGAGATCGTCAAGCTGGCCAAACAGCACAAGTTTTACGTGGTGCAGGACTTTGCTTATGGGCTGACGACCTTTGACGGCTACCAGGCGCCCAGCTTTTTGCAGGCCAAAGGCGCCAAGGACGTCGGGGTCGAGTGCATGACGCTTTCCAAGGGCTTTAATATGGCGGGCTGGCGAATTGGTTTTGTGGTGGGCAACCCGGATATGGTCAAGCTGCTGGGCGCGATCAAGGGCTACTACGATTACGGAATTTTCCAGGCCATTCAGATTGCTTCAGTCATTGCCCTGCGGCATTGCGACGAAGATATGAGAAAGCAAGCCAAGATTTATGAGAACCGCCGGGATTGCCTGCTCGAAGGTCTGATCCGCGCGGGCTGGCGCGTGGAAAAGCCGCGCGCGAGTATGTTTGTCTGGGCCCGGATTCCGGAGCCCTATCGCGAGATGGGCTCGATTGAGTTTGCCATGCAGTGCCTGGCCAAAGCCGAAGTGGCTACAGCGCCGGGCAGGGGATTTGGCGAAGACGGGGAAGGCTACCTCCGCATTGCCCTCACTGAAAACGAGGCTCGCCTGCGCCAGGCTGTGCGCCAGATCCGGCGCGCCTTTCCCACCGAATAAAAAAAACGCATCCGGTGTGGATGCGTTTTTTTCTCCTCCTAAGGGGCTACCCCCGTCAAAAGCGGACTACTTCAGAATTTCAAAAGGATTGTCCTGGTTGTGTACAAAGATATACCAGGCAGTCGGAGCCACGGCTTGCCAAGGTTGAAAAGTATCTCCAAACCCGGACGTGCCCGTATTACTGGCTTGCCGCAGAGCCCCGGAGCCTTGAAAGAGCTTTTCTGCTTCTGACCTGAAAGCATTGGACTTGGGGAGGTCTCCTGCCAGAAGATAGGCCAGAGACTGCTGCAATGTGCCTTCAGTCCAAACCGTGTCCTTATCTGTGTTCATGTCAAAACCGGTAATGCTCTTCCTGCGGTCATAACGCCGTGTGGTCAGCGTGTGAGGTTGGATCCAATAGGAACCGTTGGAATAGTCTGCTCCCAGGATCAATGTGCCTAGAGCCTGTACATCGGTAACAATCATGGTGTCATTTTCACCTGTAAGGAAACGGGAGCCATCCCAACATTCGGTAATGAGAAAGTTTTTGATCAATGCGGCGCTGCTCTTGTAGGCGCTGATCCCCAGGTTGACACCGAGATTATTTAGGGCACAGTAGCCGGCTAAATTATTTTCCGCACTTTTCCACGAAACACTAGGCCTTCCGAACAAGCCCCCATCGGAATCCTGATAAGAAAGGATGTGGGCGGCCAGAGTCGAGGCCAGGTTGTTATAACGAGGGTCGTGTGTTTCAAGATAGTAAAGGTTAACTGCTTGGAGCAGGTAAGCATTGTGCCCTACGCCGGCAATTCCTTCTACGGGTTGACCGTCAATGCTATTGTAACGATGTACAAATCCACCGTTGTAATCAGGACCGATGCGTGCAAAGGCATCGAGAATTGTCCGGGCGGAATCCAAATCACCGGCGGAAATAAAGGCCATCGCAGCTAAGGCATTGTCATAGGTGTAGGAATAGTCGGCGTTATCCTCAACATAGCTGTCCAGGAGTCCCACGGGTCCAATCTGAGTCCGTAGAAAATCTGTGGCTGCCTCCACGTAAGAGACCGGTTCTGGAGGCGGCGGCGTGGGCTTTCGCTTGGCCAAGGCGTGGTTTGGATGTAACCCGGATAGACATAATAAAAGCGCCGTGCCCGCCAAAATTACGGCGGCAGATCTAAATGATAATTTGTGACTCATCGATCCCCCCTTTGAATAGGTTGTAACCTCAACGGATGCATAAAACTAATAGTCTTATAAATACTAATAACATGTTTATACACGTCAGTCAAGCCCCATCTATTTTGCTTGAGCAGATACCAGGGACGGTTCTCGCCTACTTATTTGGGCTCAGCGTGTTACGCGAGAACCGTCCCCACCATCTGAAAAGGCTTGTGGCGAATCTGGTTTTGACCTGCCAGGGCCGATGCCCTAGAATACTTTCTCAATACTCACTTTCACTCTCCGAAGGAGCCCTGTGAGCACCCAACCCAGTCTTTGCACTGAAATTTTCGGCTGTACCCTGAAAAACCCGTTGATCCTCGCTTCGGGGATACTCGGGACTACGCGGGATATTTTGAAGCGCGTATTTTCCGAGGGCGCCGGGGCTGCCACCATCAAATCCATCAGCGTGAATCCGCGCAAGGGCCATAACAATCCCACGGTTCTCAATTTCGGTCCGGGTTGTATTAATGCGGTGGGCTATTCCAATCCCGGCGTGAAGAAGGCCGTGGAGGAATACAGTGATTTGAGCGGGGTCGGCGGTCCGGTGATCGGTTCTCTGATCGGCTCCAATATCGAGGAGTTTGCGCAGATGGCCGCAGCCTTTGATCCGCTCGGCTTTGCCGCCTTGGAGATTCCGGTCTCGTGTCCTCACACCCCCGGTTTCGGCAAAATGGCCAGACAGGATGACCCGGATACGATCCGGGAAATCGTGAAGGCTGTTTGCGCACACACTTCCAAGCCGGTTTTTATCAAACTCCCGGCTGCAGCCAACAACATGGTGGAATTGGCCCTGGCAGCCAAAGAGGCGGGAGCCTATGGACTCACCGCCGTCAACACCGTGGGCCCGGGAATGTTGATCAATATCGAGACCGGGCGTCCGTATCTGGGCTTTGGCATTGGCGGGATCAGCGGGCCGGCGCTGAAGCCCTTGGCCATTGCCGCGACCTACCAGCTTTCCAAGGAGGTGGGACTTCCCATCATCGGCACCGGGGGCGTGAGTACGGGCGCGGATGCCATCGAGATGATTATGGCCGGAGCAACCGCTGTGGGCGTGGGGACGGCAGTGCTGTCCGGAGGGCCTTCGGCCTTTGCGCAGATTGCCGGAGAAATGACTCAAATTTTGGCCGAAAAGGGAGTTTCTTCACTAAAGGATGTCAGAGGGCTGGCGCATGGGGAATGATCTGCCGAAGATAGTGAAGGTACGGCGTGCCTTTGCCGAGAACGCCGACACCACGACGCTCCATTTGGATTACCGGAAGGAATATGTGCCGGGCCAGTTCCTGATGATTTGGCTGCCCGGAATCAACGAAAAACCCTTTACTGTGGCCGGCCACGATAAAGAGGGACTCCTGATCACGGTGCGCAAGCGCGGGGAGTTTACCCAACGCCTCGCAGGCCTTCAAGCCGGGGAGCTTGTGGGAGTGCGCGGGCCCTACGGGCAGGGCTTCAGCTTGGAGCCCGAGAGCGTGATTGTGGCGGGCGGAGTGGGCTTTGCCGACGTGGCCCCCTTGGCAGACCGTTTTCCCGATGCCCCCGTGCTTTACGGCGAGAACACCGCACAGAGCCGTCTCTATACAGAGCGTTTTCCCCAGGTCAATTTTTACACAGTGGACGGCACGGCAGGCGTGAAAGGCTTCCCCACGGACGGGTTGGAGGCTGCGGTCAAGAAGACGCGCGCCAAGCTCATCTGCGCGTGCGGCCCGGAGAAGTTCCTTGTCTTAGTCGCGAAAGCGGCGCGGGCGCTTGGGGTGGAATGCGAATTAGCCATGGAACGCTATATGAAGTGCGGCATGGGGATCTGCGGCCAGTGCGCTTGCGGCACAGTCCGCGTTTGTGCGGAAGGCCCGGTGTTCAATGCAAGAGAACTGCTGCAGAATCCCGACTTCGGCAAGCGGCGTCTGATGTCCTCAGGTGAATGGGAGAACGCTTAGTCCCTCCAAAGCTTCACGCAAACTTACCTTCTCTTGCTTTCGCAAACATTTCTATACTGCCATCCCGTCTTTTTTCTATGTTTTCCGCAG harbors:
- a CDS encoding aminotransferase class I/II-fold pyridoxal phosphate-dependent enzyme, with amino-acid sequence MTDSDPDIVNFTPSAESLLAVDLPAMASARMHRLPPYLFGKINALKAKLRRDGVDIIDLGMGNPNDPTPQVIVDKLCEAAALKRNQRYSVSQGIFNLRRDLAQFYERHWGVGLNPESEVIATIGSKEGFSHLCLATLGPGDVALTPTPTFPIHIYCPVIAGANVIGVTMNGGEEALLKSISDTCRTVSPKPKIVILNFPHNPTARTVELGFFEEIVKLAKQHKFYVVQDFAYGLTTFDGYQAPSFLQAKGAKDVGVECMTLSKGFNMAGWRIGFVVGNPDMVKLLGAIKGYYDYGIFQAIQIASVIALRHCDEDMRKQAKIYENRRDCLLEGLIRAGWRVEKPRASMFVWARIPEPYREMGSIEFAMQCLAKAEVATAPGRGFGEDGEGYLRIALTENEARLRQAVRQIRRAFPTE
- a CDS encoding dihydroorotate dehydrogenase electron transfer subunit, translating into MGNDLPKIVKVRRAFAENADTTTLHLDYRKEYVPGQFLMIWLPGINEKPFTVAGHDKEGLLITVRKRGEFTQRLAGLQAGELVGVRGPYGQGFSLEPESVIVAGGVGFADVAPLADRFPDAPVLYGENTAQSRLYTERFPQVNFYTVDGTAGVKGFPTDGLEAAVKKTRAKLICACGPEKFLVLVAKAARALGVECELAMERYMKCGMGICGQCACGTVRVCAEGPVFNARELLQNPDFGKRRLMSSGEWENA
- a CDS encoding dihydroorotate dehydrogenase; amino-acid sequence: MSTQPSLCTEIFGCTLKNPLILASGILGTTRDILKRVFSEGAGAATIKSISVNPRKGHNNPTVLNFGPGCINAVGYSNPGVKKAVEEYSDLSGVGGPVIGSLIGSNIEEFAQMAAAFDPLGFAALEIPVSCPHTPGFGKMARQDDPDTIREIVKAVCAHTSKPVFIKLPAAANNMVELALAAKEAGAYGLTAVNTVGPGMLINIETGRPYLGFGIGGISGPALKPLAIAATYQLSKEVGLPIIGTGGVSTGADAIEMIMAGATAVGVGTAVLSGGPSAFAQIAGEMTQILAEKGVSSLKDVRGLAHGE
- a CDS encoding NAD-dependent succinate-semialdehyde dehydrogenase, with protein sequence MPLEVLNPATGEKLESFEEISPEKVRAAIETADAAFQSWRRVPFEQRAIPMRKAAAVLRARAEDLAQMAAVEMGKPVVQGRSEVEKCAWVCEYYAERAESFLEDEPVASDAARSFVAYEPLGVVLAVMPWNFPFWQVFRFAAPALMAGNAGVLKHASNVPGCGQAIEEIFLEAGFPKGLFKNLMIGSSKVEAAIQHPLVRAVTLTGSTPAGRAVASSAGRALKKTVLELGGSDPYLVLEDADLEKAAAACSASRLINGGQSCVAAKRFIVVEPVKERFEKLLVRNMGASVMGSPLEEETTLGPQARVDLRNELHDQVVRSLAQGARLLLGGTLPEGPGAFYPATVVTDVKKGMSLYAEETFGPVAAVIGVTGTEEAIEVANDSVFGLGAAVFTADPGKGEEIAARRLEAGCCFVNSYVKSDPRLPFGGIKESGYGRELSSFGIREFVNIKTVYIAA